The window GCCATCTGGCCGCTGCGCCAGGTGCTCCACGCCAGCAGCACGGTGAGCACCGTCACCGGAAAGGCCACGCCGGCGCCGGCGATCCAGAACATCGGCCGCACCGTACGTGCGCGCCGCCCGAGTCCCAGGGCGGTGAGCACCATCACCAGCGCGAACACCAGCGCGCCGCCGCCGAACAGGACCCAGGCGAACTGGCTGATGATGGCCGCGTCCGGGCCGGCCGGGTGCAGCACGGATTGCAGCGGCGGTTGCAGTGAAACCGCGCTCATCGCAAGGTGGTCAGGTAGGCGGCCATGTGGCGCGCTTCGGCCCTGGACACGCCGATGTTGGGCATCATGGTGCCGGGCTTCATGGCGGGGGGATCGACCAGCCAGTCGGCCAGCGGCCCTGGCAAATTGGGAATGCGCCCGGCGATGTAGCTGCGCCGGCCGAATTTGTCGAGAGGGGGACCAGCGGTGCCGGTGGCCGCGCCCACGCCGGGGATGGCGTGGCAGGAGCCGCACTGGTATTGCTCCATCAGGCGCTTGCCCAGGGTGGCATCGCCGCCGCTAATGGGCACCGGTTCGGCGCGGTTGTCGCAGCCGGCCAGCGCCGCGCACAGCACGGCCGCCACGGCGATCTGGAAGGGAAACACGCGCACGTTACGATCCTGCGAAAGCGACTTGGATCGATATA of the Massilia violaceinigra genome contains:
- a CDS encoding c-type cytochrome; protein product: MRVFPFQIAVAAVLCAALAGCDNRAEPVPISGGDATLGKRLMEQYQCGSCHAIPGVGAATGTAGPPLDKFGRRSYIAGRIPNLPGPLADWLVDPPAMKPGTMMPNIGVSRAEARHMAAYLTTLR